In a genomic window of Procambarus clarkii isolate CNS0578487 chromosome 10, FALCON_Pclarkii_2.0, whole genome shotgun sequence:
- the LOC138363314 gene encoding tigger transposable element-derived protein 1-like: MEEFSFVTLKFLPPNTTPLLQPMDQKIIASFKKLYERALFRRCVKVTDATQLTLKELWKKHFNICSALKLVDKAWQEVTVRTMISGWRKLWPECVAERDFERFQPELEVPLVEEIVSLGLQLGLELDGADVEELVEEHNEELTTDELQALQKEQQQEVAEEIYSWEKVPVENVPSSTIKKMFAAWEELQTFAETSHPNQVAVGCCHNLFNDTVIHHYRQMLKRRGKQVSLDKFLARQTSSEPQPGPSGMQAKHRRESTQRKHHCLMR, translated from the coding sequence ATGGAGGAATTTAGTTTTGTTAcattaaagttccttcctcccaacaccactcctctacttcagcctatggaccagaaaatcattgccagttttaagaaactttatgaaagggcacttttccggagatGTGTCAAAGTGACAGATGCCACACAACTCACCCTCAAAGAATTGTggaaaaaacattttaacatttgtagtgctttaaaactcgtagacaaagcctggcaagaagtgactgtaagaaccatgatctctggctggagaaaattgtggcctgagtgTGTTGCAGAACGAGACTTTGAAAGGTTTCAGCCTGAACTTGAAGTGCctcttgttgaggaaattgtttctcTGGGTCTGCAATTGGGCTtggagttggatggtgctgatgtggaggagttggtggaagaacacaacgaagaactgaccaccgacgaactccaagcccttcaaaaggagcagcaacaagaggtaGCTGAGGAAATTTATTCATGGGAGAAGGTGCcagtagagaatgtcccttcctcaacaattaagaaaatgtttgcagcatgggaagaactgcaaacatTTGCTGAAACGTCTCACCCAAATCAAGTTGCAGTAGGCTGTTGccataatcttttcaatgacactgtgatacatcactacagacaaatgttaaaacgaaggggaaAACaagtgtctcttgacaaatttttagcgagacaaacaagcagtgaaccacaaccaggtcctagtggtatgcaggcaaaacatagaAGAGAGAgtacccagagaaaacatcactgcctgatgagataa